Proteins encoded together in one Alteribacter keqinensis window:
- a CDS encoding acyl-CoA thioesterase: protein MLITESKINVRYAETDQMGVVYHANYLVWCEIGRTELIEALGFRYADMEKSGILSPVTNINLSYKAPAKYGEKVTVRTWIEDYTGIRVTYGYEIINEEGRQCVAGYSEHVCVKNETFRPINIKKQFPDWHEAYEKHKK from the coding sequence ATGCTTATTACTGAGTCGAAGATTAATGTTCGTTATGCAGAGACTGATCAAATGGGGGTGGTGTATCACGCCAATTATCTCGTCTGGTGTGAAATCGGCCGGACAGAACTTATTGAAGCACTTGGCTTTCGTTACGCTGATATGGAAAAGTCCGGCATCCTTTCTCCTGTTACGAATATTAACCTATCATATAAGGCGCCGGCAAAATACGGTGAAAAGGTGACCGTCAGAACGTGGATTGAAGACTACACAGGAATCCGTGTAACCTACGGGTATGAAATTATTAATGAAGAAGGCCGGCAATGCGTTGCCGGGTACAGTGAGCACGTGTGTGTAAAAAATGAAACGTTCCGTCCGATAAATATAAAAAAACAGTTCCCTGACTGGCATGAAGCTTATGAAAAACACAAAAAGTGA